One Amorphoplanes digitatis genomic window carries:
- a CDS encoding methyltransferase family protein, which produces MNQRLVVAGLRALLPVTVAAFVVAIGVHAAQASRPPHLVAAVLCGAYLLWILVESRITVRQPSEAPAENHTLLPYALSRAGVGVSAALWPLRWDRLSAWMVLPIALFAGAVALRLVAIRTLGRFYSHHVVRYSDHSIVSTGPYRFVRHPAYTGMLLANAGFVAYFANPLSVLLLAALCTVVVWRIGVEEQVLLGVPGYRAYAGGRARLMPGVW; this is translated from the coding sequence ATGAACCAGCGCCTTGTCGTCGCGGGCCTGCGTGCCCTGCTGCCGGTCACCGTCGCCGCGTTCGTCGTCGCGATCGGCGTGCACGCCGCGCAGGCGAGCCGGCCGCCGCACCTGGTCGCGGCCGTGCTCTGCGGCGCCTATCTGCTGTGGATCCTGGTCGAGAGCCGGATCACGGTACGCCAACCGTCGGAGGCGCCCGCCGAGAACCACACCCTTCTCCCGTACGCGCTGAGCCGGGCCGGCGTCGGCGTCTCGGCCGCGCTCTGGCCGCTGCGGTGGGACCGGCTGTCGGCGTGGATGGTGCTGCCGATCGCGCTGTTCGCCGGCGCCGTCGCGCTGCGGCTGGTCGCCATCAGGACGCTGGGCCGCTTCTACTCCCATCACGTCGTCCGCTACTCGGACCACTCGATCGTGAGCACGGGGCCGTACCGGTTCGTGCGGCACCCCGCGTACACCGGGATGCTCCTGGCGAACGCCGGGTTCGTGGCCTACTTCGCCAATCCGCTCAGCGTGCTGCTGCTCGCCGCGCTGTGCACCGTGGTGGTCTGGCGGATCGGCGTCGAGGAGCAGGTGCTGCTCGGCGTTCCCGGCTACCGCGCCTACGCCGGCGGCCGCGCCCGCCTGATGCCCGGGGTGTGGTGA
- a CDS encoding AfsA-related hotdog domain-containing protein, producing MRQGSSATALRKHEPPELTTRLHIDQNDPFFFDHPLDHVPGMLLVCGAVGLVRAGAGGESGDRCRAAMTFRSICELDPAPVVLVSGGERGRIAVTQGPVTVADGWFEFSADDDLPARGSRTDPGRRAPANAALVHRSRDENIMIGAPEQGDGHVTAAVLPPSDGHALAGRRPGAHAVEYLIEAGRQFSTWLPHRLGEWPLDAHMLWIGVTADLPMRLPRSLPVALRWQQAPIEGDKAKFHFDLIAADGRGPVLGSLRFASKMLGPDEYARFRGDIGGER from the coding sequence ATGAGACAGGGCAGTTCAGCGACCGCGCTGCGGAAACACGAACCACCGGAACTGACGACCCGCCTGCACATCGACCAGAACGATCCGTTCTTCTTCGACCACCCGCTCGACCACGTTCCCGGCATGCTGCTCGTCTGCGGCGCGGTCGGCCTGGTGCGCGCGGGCGCCGGCGGGGAGTCCGGCGACCGGTGCCGGGCCGCGATGACGTTCCGGAGCATCTGCGAACTCGATCCGGCTCCCGTGGTGCTGGTCTCCGGCGGCGAGCGCGGCCGGATCGCGGTCACCCAGGGCCCCGTGACCGTCGCCGACGGCTGGTTCGAGTTCTCCGCCGACGACGACCTGCCCGCGCGCGGGTCCCGGACCGACCCGGGCCGGCGGGCACCGGCGAACGCGGCCCTGGTGCACCGGTCCCGCGACGAGAACATCATGATCGGCGCGCCCGAGCAGGGCGACGGGCACGTCACCGCCGCGGTGCTGCCGCCGTCGGACGGGCACGCCCTCGCCGGGCGCCGACCCGGCGCGCACGCGGTCGAGTACCTCATCGAGGCCGGCCGGCAGTTCTCGACCTGGCTGCCGCACCGGCTCGGCGAGTGGCCGCTGGACGCGCACATGCTGTGGATCGGGGTGACCGCGGACCTGCCCATGCGCCTGCCGCGCTCGCTGCCGGTCGCACTGCGGTGGCAGCAGGCGCCGATCGAGGGCGACAAGGCCAAGTTCCACTTCGACCTGATCGCCGCCGACGGCCGGGGCCCGGTGCTCGGCTCGCTCCGCTTCGCCAGCAAGATGCTCGGCCCGGACGAGTACGCCCGGTTCCGCGGCGACATCGGGGGCGAGCGATGA
- a CDS encoding nitroreductase family protein — protein sequence MERDPGALTPDQLLTTTRAVRRRLDITRPVELDVVKDCLRIALQAPSGGNAQPWRWVVVTDPAQRAAVGHWHTRAWRERFLPRQEEYPAAMVASAGHLARHIADVPVLVIPCLELESAALPEGSQASLWGSLLPAAWSYMLAARSRGLGTAWTTVHLAYEREVAEVLGLPDNVRQGALIPTAYAVGSEFRPARRLPLEEVLHVDRWS from the coding sequence ATGGAACGGGACCCCGGCGCGCTGACTCCGGATCAGCTGCTCACCACGACACGCGCCGTGCGCCGGCGGCTGGACATCACCCGGCCGGTGGAGCTCGACGTCGTCAAGGACTGCCTGCGCATCGCGCTGCAGGCGCCCTCCGGCGGCAACGCGCAGCCGTGGCGGTGGGTGGTCGTCACCGATCCGGCACAGCGGGCGGCCGTCGGGCACTGGCACACCCGCGCCTGGCGGGAGCGTTTCCTGCCGCGGCAGGAGGAATATCCCGCCGCCATGGTGGCGAGCGCCGGTCATCTCGCCCGGCACATCGCCGACGTACCCGTGCTGGTGATCCCCTGCCTCGAGCTCGAGTCCGCCGCGCTGCCCGAGGGCAGCCAGGCCAGCCTCTGGGGTTCGCTGCTGCCCGCCGCCTGGAGCTACATGCTCGCCGCCCGGTCCCGGGGTCTCGGCACCGCCTGGACCACCGTGCACCTCGCCTACGAGCGGGAGGTGGCCGAGGTGCTGGGGCTGCCGGACAACGTGCGCCAGGGCGCCCTGATCCCGACCGCGTACGCGGTCGGCAGCGAGTTCCGGCCGGCCCGGCGGCTGCCCCTCGAAGAGGTGCTGCACGTCGACCGCTGGTCCTGA
- the map gene encoding type I methionyl aminopeptidase, with protein MIELKSAEEIGRMAVAGRFVGELLAELGDVAEVGVNLMDLEHHARRRIKERGAESCYWDYAPAFGRGPFRNVLCLSVNDAVLHGLPHDYVLRDGDLLSVDMAAGIDGWVADSALSVVVGTPDPADLKLIEATEVALEAGIAAAQPGGRLGDISAAIGEVAHSYGYGVNTEFGGHGIGRTMHEAPHVPNTGRARRGMRLDPGLTIAVEPWFCRSTDAIRFDGDGWTIRSADGSRTAHSEHTVAITASGPQVLTRRPAAD; from the coding sequence GTGATCGAGCTCAAGTCCGCCGAGGAGATCGGCCGGATGGCGGTGGCCGGCCGGTTCGTCGGCGAGTTGCTCGCCGAGCTGGGCGATGTCGCCGAGGTCGGCGTCAACCTGATGGACCTCGAGCATCACGCCCGCCGCCGGATCAAGGAGCGCGGTGCCGAGTCCTGCTACTGGGACTACGCCCCCGCGTTCGGCCGCGGCCCGTTCCGCAACGTGCTGTGCCTGTCGGTGAACGACGCGGTGCTGCACGGGCTGCCGCACGACTACGTGTTGCGCGACGGTGACCTTCTCAGCGTCGACATGGCGGCCGGCATCGACGGGTGGGTCGCCGACTCCGCGCTCTCCGTCGTCGTCGGCACGCCCGACCCGGCCGACCTGAAGCTGATCGAGGCGACCGAGGTCGCGCTGGAGGCCGGCATCGCCGCCGCCCAGCCCGGCGGCCGCCTCGGCGACATCTCCGCGGCGATCGGCGAGGTCGCGCACTCCTACGGCTACGGGGTCAACACCGAGTTCGGCGGGCACGGCATCGGCCGCACCATGCATGAGGCCCCGCACGTACCCAACACCGGCCGGGCCCGCCGCGGCATGAGGCTCGACCCGGGCCTCACCATCGCCGTCGAGCCGTGGTTCTGCCGCTCCACCGACGCGATCAGGTTCGACGGCGACGGCTGGACGATCCGCTCCGCCGACGGCTCCCGCACCGCCCACTCCGAACACACGGTCGCCATCACGGCCTCCGGCCCACAGGTGCTGACCCGCCGCCCCGCGGCCGACTGA
- a CDS encoding class I SAM-dependent methyltransferase: MTAPGAEFDEIYRATAASGGPPWDIGGPQPALAAALDGHVKGPRVLDVGCGTGDLALTLARRGYDVTAVDVSPVAIGVARAKAAAAGLPVHFEVQDATRLSLPPASFDSVFDSGLLHILHRRADGAADDYLALLPRLAAPGATVFVLAVSIEAGHGWGVTEEYLRARFAGPDWTTTRIESIDVAAETAGGPLTLRGFLLRTVRTADAAP, from the coding sequence ATGACCGCGCCCGGCGCCGAATTCGACGAGATCTACCGCGCCACCGCCGCCTCGGGCGGGCCGCCGTGGGACATCGGCGGGCCGCAGCCCGCGCTCGCGGCCGCGCTCGACGGCCATGTGAAGGGCCCGAGGGTGCTCGACGTCGGCTGCGGCACGGGCGATCTCGCGCTCACCCTGGCCCGCCGCGGCTACGACGTGACGGCGGTCGACGTCTCGCCGGTGGCGATCGGCGTGGCCCGCGCCAAGGCGGCCGCCGCGGGCCTGCCGGTGCACTTCGAGGTCCAGGACGCCACGCGGCTGTCCCTGCCGCCGGCCTCGTTCGACTCGGTCTTCGACTCCGGCCTGCTGCACATCCTCCACCGCCGCGCCGACGGCGCGGCGGACGACTACCTCGCGCTGCTGCCGCGCCTCGCGGCGCCGGGCGCGACGGTCTTCGTGCTCGCGGTGTCCATTGAGGCGGGTCACGGCTGGGGCGTGACCGAGGAGTACCTGCGCGCACGCTTCGCCGGACCGGACTGGACGACCACGAGGATCGAGAGCATCGACGTGGCCGCCGAGACGGCCGGCGGGCCGCTCACCCTGCGCGGCTTCCTGCTCCGCACGGTCCGCACGGCCGACGCCGCGCCGTGA
- a CDS encoding C40 family peptidase, translating to MSYRLETILPRLTHFGLTAALVATIGVSVRPTAATAAPRASEAVAATKPPARATAAAAAKARAAKNARLNAAARARGLRIVAFAKAQKGKPYRMGSIGPRSFDCSGLTRYTYRRADLKIARTANSQYHQARRISGKSLRPGDLVFWVRGGHAYHVGVYAGKGKVWHAPKPGDQVKLAKIFDRGRVKFGRFGR from the coding sequence GTGTCCTACCGCCTTGAGACCATCCTGCCCCGCCTCACTCACTTCGGACTGACCGCGGCCCTCGTGGCCACCATCGGCGTGTCCGTGCGGCCGACGGCCGCGACGGCCGCACCCCGCGCCTCCGAGGCGGTGGCCGCCACGAAGCCACCGGCTCGTGCCACCGCCGCGGCGGCCGCGAAGGCCCGTGCCGCCAAGAACGCCCGGCTGAACGCGGCCGCCCGGGCCCGCGGGCTGCGGATCGTCGCGTTCGCGAAGGCGCAGAAGGGCAAGCCCTACCGGATGGGCTCGATCGGGCCCCGGTCGTTCGACTGCTCCGGGCTGACCAGATACACGTACCGCCGGGCGGACCTGAAGATCGCGCGCACCGCCAACAGCCAGTACCACCAGGCCCGGCGGATCTCCGGCAAGAGCCTGCGCCCCGGCGACCTGGTCTTCTGGGTCCGCGGCGGGCACGCCTACCACGTCGGCGTCTACGCCGGTAAGGGCAAGGTGTGGCACGCGCCGAAGCCCGGCGACCAGGTGAAGCTGGCGAAGATCTTCGACCGCGGCCGGGTCAAGTTCGGCCGCTTCGGCCGCTGA
- a CDS encoding WD40 repeat domain-containing protein translates to MASPPPGHRRAVNGLAFSPDGRLLASCGNDRTAILWSVADPEHPARITALRGHRRAVRAVAFSPDGRILATGGGDRRVLLWSLADPACLATLAHDRPGWLGRDVRQEAGVNAVAFSPDGRLLACGSDRTVHLWDVSDPARPVRRAATARWSGPVKAVGFAPDGRLLATGAGDPENTGILWDVTDPAHPVRMSTLVPFVRSRATTAFFAGTPSINAVAFSPDGRLLATADGDFGVAGGTGGSWRKGSASLWDVTDPAAGIRTATPAPGAGAGQVLSVAFSPDGRSLAYAGEAADLIVCDLTDPVRPSVAATLTGHRGAVRAVAFSPDGRWLASGGIDRTVRLWAVVSGRSGRT, encoded by the coding sequence ATGGCGTCCCCTCCCCCAGGCCACCGCCGGGCGGTGAACGGGCTGGCATTCAGCCCCGACGGCCGGCTGCTGGCCTCGTGCGGCAACGACCGGACCGCCATCCTGTGGAGCGTCGCCGACCCGGAGCACCCGGCGCGGATCACCGCCCTGCGCGGCCACCGCCGCGCGGTGCGCGCGGTCGCGTTCAGCCCGGACGGACGAATACTGGCGACCGGCGGCGGCGACCGGAGAGTCCTGCTGTGGAGCCTCGCCGATCCGGCCTGCCTGGCCACCCTCGCACACGACCGGCCCGGCTGGCTCGGCCGTGACGTGCGGCAGGAGGCCGGCGTCAACGCGGTCGCGTTCAGCCCGGACGGCCGGCTGCTGGCCTGCGGCAGCGACCGGACCGTGCATCTCTGGGATGTCAGCGACCCGGCGCGGCCCGTGCGGCGTGCGGCGACGGCACGGTGGTCGGGGCCGGTCAAGGCGGTGGGTTTCGCACCGGACGGGCGGCTGCTGGCCACCGGCGCCGGCGATCCGGAGAACACCGGCATCCTCTGGGACGTCACCGATCCGGCCCATCCGGTACGGATGAGCACGCTCGTGCCGTTCGTCCGGAGCCGGGCGACGACCGCGTTCTTCGCCGGCACGCCCTCGATCAACGCGGTGGCGTTCAGCCCGGACGGACGCCTGCTGGCCACCGCCGACGGGGACTTCGGCGTCGCCGGCGGCACCGGCGGGTCCTGGCGCAAGGGCAGCGCCTCGCTCTGGGACGTCACCGACCCGGCCGCCGGGATCCGCACGGCGACGCCGGCACCGGGCGCCGGCGCGGGTCAGGTCCTCTCGGTGGCCTTCAGCCCGGACGGCCGGTCGCTCGCCTACGCCGGCGAGGCCGCAGACCTCATCGTCTGCGACCTCACCGATCCGGTACGCCCGTCCGTCGCCGCCACCCTCACCGGGCACCGCGGCGCCGTACGGGCGGTGGCGTTCAGCCCCGACGGGCGGTGGCTGGCGTCCGGTGGCATCGACCGGACGGTCCGGTTGTGGGCCGTCGTCAGCGGCCGAAGCGGCCGAACTTGA
- a CDS encoding EAL domain-containing protein yields MNTEPLTSTAEQVLRSVLDHRAIQLAFQPVVQLHDGLVRGYEALARFDHQHFTSPVHAFAAANAAGLGVDLELLAAQTAFQRLDDMPPGAWLSINLSVEAITTPAVTTLLLAHAHRGITIELTEHTQVTDYHALNQITDTLRTAGILIAVDDAGAGYASLSHVLQLRPDIIKLDITLVRDIDTDPIRTALARALATFARETGAMLIAEGIETHAEHEKLRSLGIELGQGYYMARPGPLPSRHIEPLL; encoded by the coding sequence ATGAACACCGAGCCGCTCACCTCCACCGCCGAACAGGTGCTCCGTAGCGTGCTCGACCACCGTGCCATCCAACTCGCCTTCCAACCCGTCGTCCAACTCCACGACGGCCTGGTCCGCGGCTACGAAGCCCTCGCCCGCTTCGACCACCAACACTTCACCAGCCCCGTACACGCCTTCGCCGCCGCCAACGCCGCCGGCCTCGGCGTCGACCTCGAACTCCTCGCCGCCCAAACCGCCTTCCAACGCCTCGACGACATGCCACCCGGCGCCTGGCTCAGCATCAACCTCTCCGTCGAAGCCATCACCACCCCCGCCGTCACCACCCTGCTCCTCGCACACGCACACCGCGGCATCACCATCGAACTCACCGAACACACCCAAGTCACCGACTACCACGCCCTCAACCAGATCACCGACACACTCCGCACCGCCGGCATCCTCATCGCCGTCGACGACGCCGGCGCCGGCTACGCCAGCCTCAGCCACGTACTGCAACTCCGCCCCGACATCATCAAACTCGACATCACCCTCGTCCGAGACATCGACACCGACCCCATCCGCACCGCCCTCGCCCGCGCCCTGGCCACCTTCGCCCGCGAAACCGGCGCCATGCTCATCGCCGAAGGCATCGAAACCCACGCCGAACACGAAAAACTCCGCTCACTCGGCATCGAACTCGGCCAGGGCTACTACATGGCCCGCCCCGGACCACTACCCAGCCGCCACATCGAACCCCTGCTGTAA
- the dhaK gene encoding dihydroxyacetone kinase subunit DhaK, producing MKKFVNDPKNYVAEMLEGVALANPGRLRYVPEYNLIMRTDAPREDKVSIVQGSGSGHEPAHVMAVGRGMLDAACPGDVFAAPPMDYVYETAKLLASPKGVLLLVNNYTGDRMAFDMGREMAEADGVTAEILTINDDVAVQDSTYTVGRRGVAGNFFVIKAVGAASEQGADMAEVLRIGRKVNDVTRTMGVALTACTPPAKGSPLFELGGDEIEFGVGIHGEPGRERRKIKDADAILDDMLEAVAGDLPYESGDRVALMINGLGGTPISELYILYRHAHRRLADRGITVGRSYVNEYCTSLDMAGASLTLVRLDDEIDGLLGAPAEVAARVF from the coding sequence GTGAAGAAGTTCGTCAACGATCCCAAGAACTACGTGGCGGAGATGCTCGAGGGCGTCGCCCTGGCCAATCCGGGCCGCCTCAGGTACGTACCGGAGTACAACCTGATCATGCGCACCGACGCGCCCCGGGAGGACAAGGTCTCCATCGTCCAGGGCTCGGGCTCCGGCCACGAACCGGCGCACGTCATGGCGGTCGGCCGCGGCATGCTCGACGCGGCCTGCCCGGGCGACGTGTTCGCGGCCCCGCCGATGGACTACGTGTACGAGACCGCGAAGCTGCTCGCCTCGCCGAAGGGCGTGCTGCTGCTGGTGAACAACTACACCGGCGACCGGATGGCGTTCGACATGGGCAGGGAGATGGCCGAGGCGGACGGCGTGACCGCGGAGATCCTGACCATCAACGACGACGTGGCCGTGCAGGACTCCACCTACACGGTCGGGCGGCGCGGCGTGGCCGGCAACTTCTTCGTCATCAAGGCCGTCGGCGCCGCCTCCGAGCAGGGCGCGGACATGGCCGAGGTGCTGCGGATCGGACGCAAGGTCAACGACGTCACCCGCACCATGGGCGTCGCGCTGACCGCCTGCACGCCGCCCGCGAAGGGCTCGCCGCTGTTCGAGCTCGGCGGCGACGAGATCGAGTTCGGGGTCGGCATCCACGGCGAGCCGGGCCGGGAGCGACGCAAGATCAAGGATGCGGACGCGATCCTCGACGACATGCTGGAGGCCGTGGCCGGCGACCTGCCGTACGAGTCCGGCGACCGGGTCGCCCTGATGATCAACGGCCTGGGCGGCACGCCGATCAGCGAGCTGTACATCCTCTACCGGCATGCGCACCGGCGGCTGGCCGACCGCGGCATCACCGTCGGGCGCAGCTACGTCAACGAGTACTGCACGTCGCTCGACATGGCCGGCGCCTCGCTGACGCTGGTGCGGCTGGACGACGAGATCGACGGCCTGCTGGGTGCGCCCGCCGAGGTGGCCGCGCGGGTCTTCTGA
- the dhaL gene encoding dihydroxyacetone kinase subunit DhaL yields MIGNALPGAELVVRTIAETAIENEKYFGDLDAVVGDGDLGYSLARGFEKLLDGWDAIDRSDAGTFLKRAGMILASRIGGTSGPLWGTAFLRAGAAAGTAADLTGAQVVAMVRAAVEGIKARGQSDVGDKTLLDALVPLADRLEREFAAGAGPGDALRAAAVTTREAAEATSGMVAKRGRAAYTGERSRGSVDAGATAVAVIVERISETWQRQGATS; encoded by the coding sequence ATGATCGGAAACGCGCTGCCGGGCGCCGAGCTGGTGGTCCGGACGATCGCCGAGACCGCGATCGAGAACGAGAAGTACTTCGGCGACCTCGACGCCGTGGTCGGCGACGGCGATCTCGGCTACTCGCTGGCGCGCGGGTTCGAGAAGCTTCTCGACGGCTGGGACGCGATCGACCGCAGCGACGCCGGCACGTTCCTGAAGCGGGCCGGGATGATCCTCGCGTCCCGGATCGGCGGCACGTCCGGGCCGCTCTGGGGCACCGCCTTCCTGCGCGCCGGAGCCGCCGCGGGAACCGCCGCGGACCTGACCGGCGCGCAGGTGGTCGCGATGGTCCGCGCGGCCGTCGAGGGGATCAAGGCACGCGGGCAGTCGGACGTCGGCGACAAGACGCTGCTGGACGCCCTCGTGCCGCTGGCCGACCGGCTCGAGCGGGAGTTCGCCGCCGGCGCGGGCCCGGGCGACGCGCTGCGGGCGGCCGCCGTAACCACCCGGGAGGCGGCCGAGGCGACGAGCGGGATGGTCGCGAAGCGGGGACGCGCGGCGTACACCGGCGAGCGGAGCAGGGGCTCGGTCGACGCCGGCGCCACCGCGGTGGCGGTCATCGTCGAGCGGATCAGTGAGACCTGGCAGAGACAAGGAGCGACGTCGTGA
- a CDS encoding HAD-IA family hydrolase, whose amino-acid sequence MTALVFDCDGVLADTERHGHLPAFNATFERFGLPARWSEDEYAAKLRIGGGKERMASLFEDPAFAAAVGDADRAELLLTWHRAKTAEFRRLVEQGRIPARPGIARIIPAALDDGWTVAVASTSAEESVRAVLEHAVGPHAAARIPVFAGDVVPAKKPDPAIYRLTADRLGLHPRDTLVIEDSRNGLLAATGAGFRCLVTVNGYTRHEEFGEAALVVSELGDPGRPRVEVLANRSGARPGAYLTLGDLRACMGGGPG is encoded by the coding sequence GTGACCGCCCTGGTGTTCGACTGCGACGGCGTGCTCGCCGACACCGAGCGGCACGGCCACCTGCCGGCGTTCAACGCCACGTTCGAGCGGTTCGGGTTGCCCGCGCGCTGGAGCGAGGACGAGTACGCCGCCAAGCTGCGGATCGGCGGCGGCAAGGAGCGGATGGCGAGCCTGTTCGAGGATCCGGCGTTCGCCGCGGCCGTCGGCGACGCCGACCGGGCCGAGCTGTTGCTCACCTGGCACCGGGCGAAGACCGCGGAGTTCCGGCGGCTGGTGGAGCAGGGCCGTATCCCGGCCCGGCCGGGCATAGCCCGGATCATTCCCGCGGCGCTGGACGACGGATGGACGGTCGCGGTGGCGTCGACGTCGGCCGAGGAATCGGTACGCGCGGTGCTGGAGCACGCGGTGGGCCCGCACGCCGCCGCGCGGATCCCGGTGTTCGCCGGCGACGTGGTGCCGGCCAAGAAGCCGGATCCCGCGATCTACCGGCTGACGGCCGACCGGCTGGGCCTGCACCCCCGGGACACGCTGGTGATCGAGGACTCCCGCAACGGGCTGCTCGCCGCGACCGGCGCCGGGTTCCGCTGCCTGGTGACGGTCAACGGCTACACCCGGCACGAGGAGTTCGGCGAGGCGGCGCTGGTCGTCTCGGAGCTCGGCGATCCGGGCCGGCCCCGGGTCGAGGTGCTGGCGAACCGGAGCGGGGCGCGGCCGGGTGCCTATCTGACGCTGGGCGATCTGCGTGCCTGTATGGGAGGAGGACCGGGATGA